The Vigna unguiculata cultivar IT97K-499-35 chromosome 6, ASM411807v1, whole genome shotgun sequence genome contains a region encoding:
- the LOC114187884 gene encoding acetolactate synthase 3, chloroplastic-like, which produces MEAATAPNPAFTAFPSSQTPKPFLRFALPFSPLPNAPLHSQRRSLKLSRAISDAAAAAKSTAAEPFASRFGLEEPRKGADILVEALERQGVKDVFAYPGGASMEIHQALTRSATIRNVLPRHEQGGVFAAEGYARSSGLPGVCIATSGPGATNLVSGLADALLDSVPLVAITGQVPRRMIGTDAFQETPIVEVTRSITKHNYLVLDVDDIPRIVNEAFFLATSGRPGPVLIDIPKDIQQQLAIPNWDQPIRLTGYMSRLPKSPNEKHLELIVRLLFEAKKPVLYVGGGCLNSSEELRRFVQLTGVPVASTLMGLGAYPIADENSLQMLGMHGTVYANYAVDRCDLLLAFGVRFDDRVTGKLEAFASRAKIVHIDIDSAEIGKNKQPHVSVCADLKLALKGINHVLESRGAGGKLDFRGWREELNEQKRKFPLSYKTFEEEISPQYAIQVLDELTNGEAIVSTGVGQHQMWAAQFYKYKRPRQWLTSGGLGAMGFGLPAAMGAAVANPGATVVDIDGDGSFIMNVQELATIKVEKLPVKILLLNNQHLGMVVQWEDRFYKSNRAHTYLGDPSNDKDIFPNFLKFADACGIPSARVAKKEDLRAAIQKMLDTPGPYLLDVIVPHQEHVLPMIPSNGTFQDVITEGDGRTSY; this is translated from the coding sequence ATGGAGGCTGCCACTGCTCCAAATCCCGCCTTCACCGCCTTCCCTTCATCACAAACCCCAAAACCCTTTCTCCGTTTCGCTCTCCCATTTTCTCCACTCCCAAACGCCCCCTTACACTCCCAACGTCGTTCTCTCAAACTCTCCCGCGCTATCTCCGatgccgccgccgccgccaaaTCCACCGCCGCCGAACCCTTCGCATCGCGCTTCGGCCTCGAGGAGCCCCGCAAGGGCGCCGACATCCTCGTGGAGGCGCTTGAGCGCCAGGGCGTCAAGGATGTTTTCGCGTACCCGGGTGGAGCGTCGATGGAGATCCACCAGGCGCTCACGCGTTCCGCCACCATCCGCAACGTGCTCCCGCGCCACGAGCAGGGCGGTGTGTTCGCCGCTGAGGGCTACGCGCGATCCTCCGGCCTCCCCGGCGTCTGCATCGCTACCTCCGGTCCCGGCGCCACCAACCTCGTGAGCGGCCTGGCCGACGCCCTCCTCGATAGCGTACCCCTCGTTGCCATTACCGGTCAGGTCCCCCGCCGCATGATTGGCACCGACGCCTTCCAAGAAACCCCCATCGTTGAGGTAACACGTTCCATCACAAAGCATAACTACCTCGTTCTCGATGTTGATGACATTCCTAGAATCGTCAACGAAGCGTTTTTCTTGGCCACCTCTGGAAGACCTGGCCCTGTGTTGATTGATATACCTAAAGATATTCAGCAACAGCTTGCCATTCCTAATTGGGATCAACCGATTAGGTTAACTGGTTACATGTCTAGGTTGCCTAAATCTCCCAACGAGAAGCATTTGGAGCTTATTGTGAGATTGCTTTTTGAAGCTAAGAAACCGGTTTTGTATGTAGGTGGTGGTTGTTTGAACTCTAGTGAGGAATTGAGGCGTTTTGTTCAGCTCACTGGTGTTCCTGTTGCTAGTACTTTGATGGGCCTTGGTGCTTATCCCATTGCTGATGAAAACTCTCTTCAGATGCTTGGGATGCATGGGACTGTTTATGCTAACTATGCTGTGGATAGGTGTGATCTTTTGCTTGCCTTTGGGGTTAGGTTTGATGACCGTGTCACTGGGAAGCTTGAGGCTTTTGCGAGCCGGGCTAAGATTGTCCACATTGACATTGATTCGGCTGAGATTGGGAAGAACAAGCAGCCTCATGTGTCGGTTTGTGCGGATTTGAAGTTGGCGTTGAAGGGGATTAATCATGTGTTGGAGAGCAGAGGGGCTGGGGGGAAGCTTGATTTTAGAGGTTGGAGAGAAGAGCTGAATGAGCAGAAGCGGAAGTTTCCTTTGAGCTACAAGACTTTTGAGGAAGAAATTTCTCCTCAGTATGCTATACAGGTGCTTGATGAATTGACTAACGGAGAGGCTATTGTGAGTACTGGAGTTGGGCAGCACCAAATGTGGGCTGCTCAGTTTTACAAGTACAAGAGGCCTAGGCAGTGGTTAACATCTGGTGGTCTTGGTGCCATGGGGTTTGGATTGCCGGCTGCCATGGGTGCTGCGGTGGCTAACCCGGGCGCTACTGTGGTTGACATTGATGGTGATGGGAGTTTTATCATGAATGTTCAGGAGTTGGCCACTATCAAAGTGGAGAAGCTCCCAGTTAAGATATTGTTGTTGAATAATCAGCACTTGGGTATGGTTGTTCAGTGGGAGGATCGGTTCTACAAGTCTAACAGAGCTCACACATATCTGGGAGACCCCTCTAATGACAAGGACATATTTCCAAATTTCTTGAAGTTTGCGGATGCTTGTGGGATACCATCAGCTCGTGTGGCCAAGAAGGAAGACCTTAGAGCGGCAATTCAGAAAATGTTGGACACCCCTGGTCCCTATCTTCTTGATGTCATTGTGCCCCATCAAGAGCATGTCTTACCCATGATTCCTAGCAATGGAACCTTCCAGGACGTGATAACTGAGGGTGATGGCAGGACAAGTTACTGA